TTTTGTTTGAATGATATAAAAAAACGTTATAATAATGGAGATATATAAAATGATTGATCCAAAACTTTATACTTTATTGGCAGTTGTAAAATATAATAGTTTTACACGCGCGGCTGAACAGCTTTCTTTGACACAGCCGGCTGTAACTCAACACATAAAACAATTGGAAAAAGAACTTAATATAAAGATTTTTAATCGTGCTGAAAATGAAATAAAGCCGACAAAAGAAGGGGAAATAGTTATAAAGTACGCTAAAAGGAACATTGCTTTGTATGAAAGGATGAAACAAAGCCTTTTGGATGAAAAACGCTTTGTTAGACGGCTTACGGTCGGAATTACTCACACCGCAGAAAGCAACGCTGTAGCAGAAGTTTTGGGCAGATACAGCTCAGAAAATCCTGGTACGATCATAACGATAATTACTGATTCTATAAATAATCTTTATAGCATGCTCAAAAATTACGAGATTGATTTGGCAGTTGTTGAGGGAAAAATACAAGATCCTAATATAAATACACTT
This portion of the Clostridia bacterium genome encodes:
- a CDS encoding LysR family transcriptional regulator is translated as MIDPKLYTLLAVVKYNSFTRAAEQLSLTQPAVTQHIKQLEKELNIKIFNRAENEIKPTKEGEIVIKYAKRNIALYERMKQSLLDEKRFVRRLTVGITHTAESNAVAEVLGRYSSENPGTIITIITDSINNLYSMLKNYEIDLAVVEGKIQDPNINTLLLDTDSLMLVVSNNNPLAKKSMVTINELKKQPLILRRPSSGTRNLFVAHLESNNMSINDFNVILEVDNIATIKDLIRRDIGVSILAKSVCLDELKKGKITVLPIENLSMIREINILYHRDFNHKDILQSIMNDYNKVVKYYNT